The segment ATTTTTTTAGTTTGTAATTAATTGGAATTTTTGAAATAAATTTAACTTTTTAGTTTTATAAAATGATAATATATTTTTAAATATCCATTTTAATTTAGAAGTAAAATCATTATTTTGTATATAAAATGATTAAATAGAAAGAAAAAAATTTAAATGTCTTTTATTAATTTGGATTAAAATAATAATTTGAATGGAGGGGAAAGTGTGTATAGTGCAAGCATATTTTTAAATGATTTGTGTAATTATAAGTGTATATATTGTTATAGGCATATTGGAAAAGGAGAAATAGAAAAAAATAAAGTTTTTGATATTTTAGCTCATTTAAAAAGAATGAATTTTTCTAAAATTTCTTTTGCAGGTGGAGAACCAACATTAGTAAGTTGGAATGTGTTTGATGTAATTGAGTATGCAAAAAAATTAGGTTTTACAACTGAATTAATAACTAATGGAACAAATAAAATAAATTTTGATTATTTAGATATAGTAACTATAGATATTGATTCATTAAATGAAAATATGAATGAAAAATTAGGAAAAACAAAAAAACATTTTATAAGATCAGAAAAAATTATAGAAGAAGCTTTAGAAAAAGGAATAAAAGTAAAAATAAATACGGTAGTTAGCAGAATTAATGTAGAAGATATTGAAGAAATAGCGTATTGGATAAAAACAAAAAAAATATATAGATGGAAAGTATTTCAATATTTACCTTCTATAGGAATTGCAAAAATAAATAAAAATAAATTAGCAATTTCAAAAAAAGAATTTCATGAAAAGATAGAAAAAATAAAGGAAATAATTATGGATTGGGATGGTCAATTTATATATGAAGATAATGATTATATGTCAGGTGGATATGCATCAATAGATCCAAAAGGACATTTTTATGTTTCAATATACAAAGATGGGGAATATAATACTATAGATATAGGTGATGTTTTAGATTATAATATAGAAAAGTTTTTAAGTAATAAATATATAAATAAAGAAGTATTTTTAAAACGTTCAAAAATTAATTATATGTAT is part of the Marinitoga litoralis genome and harbors:
- a CDS encoding radical SAM protein gives rise to the protein MYSASIFLNDLCNYKCIYCYRHIGKGEIEKNKVFDILAHLKRMNFSKISFAGGEPTLVSWNVFDVIEYAKKLGFTTELITNGTNKINFDYLDIVTIDIDSLNENMNEKLGKTKKHFIRSEKIIEEALEKGIKVKINTVVSRINVEDIEEIAYWIKTKKIYRWKVFQYLPSIGIAKINKNKLAISKKEFHEKIEKIKEIIMDWDGQFIYEDNDYMSGGYASIDPKGHFYVSIYKDGEYNTIDIGDVLDYNIEKFLSNKYINKEVFLKRSKINYMYFNSEKN